CAAAAACCTGAAACTGAAAAGACATCAATTATTAACAATGTCAAATACAAGAGAACTGCTATAAAGGTGCTTAGGATGCTTAGACAACTATATGAGACTGGATTTGCAAGCTTTGCTTAATTTAAAAAAGGAGGCAAGTATGGCTAAAAAGCAGCAATCTAAACCTCAAACAAATAAAATAACTCTCAATGCCAGAGATATTGGAAATTCCCTTCTTGATGATTTCTGCCCTCGGTGCTTCTGGATTACTAAAAAGTTTCCGCTTAAAGATAAACATCCATTTTCTTTGCCCTTTTCAGGTTTGCCTAATATAGTTGATTCTTACATTAAAAGAGTAGTTAGATACTATGTACAAAAACTAAATTTTTTACCAAGTTGGTTATTAAATCAATTAAAAGATTATTATCTCGAGCTTGATTTTGAAAATGTTAGGCTATTCAAACAAAGTAGTTTCCAGGTTACTCTTTTTGATGGGGCATGTGTGTTAAGTGGACAAGCTGACGAAATACTTGAATTCCCTGATGGCTCATTGTTTATTATTGACTATAAAGCATCAAGCCTAACTGAAAATCAACTTAAGATAAGACCTCTTTATGAGGCACAACTTAACGCTTATGCCTACTTAGCTAACAAAAAGTTGGGAAAGCCTGTTGTAGGCTTAGCTTTAGTATACTTTGACCCAGAGTATAAAGACCTTAATGATGAGGTCATGCTACACCGAACTAAAGAGAAATTCCTCTTTGGCTTTAATCCAACTGTTGTGCCAGTAAAGCTAATGGACCCTGAGTGGGTAGAAGAACTATGTCAAACTCTTTTTGAAATTCTTTCCTTAGATACACCACCTGAAGGAAGGGCAAACTGCGAAGGTTGTAATTTACTACAGGACTGGTTAAATAAAATCAGTAGTTATATTGGTTTGATATAAAATTAACCTAAAGGGGGAAGGAATGAAAGAAATTCAATATACAGGTGTTTGGTGGCTTCCTGAAGCTCCAGATAACAAAGTTTCAGGCAGTTTAAGTATTGTTTATGGAGATGGAATATTTTTAACATTAAGTGAAAGCTTTAATAAAGATAATGATACCGATAACGAATTAAAAGCTTTCAATCCTACAATTATTCTTGGAAAATCAATAAATAATACAGAAATTACTCTGTATAATTGTTATGAAATTGTCCCTTATTTAGACTCTATAGGAATGCCAACTAAATTATATTGTGAAACTGCTTTTATCGGAGTGCATTTTCCTAAAGAAGAAGATATTAAATTTATAGATCTTACTTTTAAATGCACTTATTTAGATGATTGGTTAAAGATCGCTGCCGTTGAATTAGAAGATGTTTCTAAAGATGAAACTATTGTAAAGTTTAAAAATCCCAAACCTATAAAAGTTAACATTGATGATTTTACGATAGTTTTTAAAAGTAAGTTTCAATTAGGAGGCTTATTTGAGGCAAAAGAAGATCAATTTTTAAATATAGAGGAGATCAAGGTTTATCCAAAAAAATCTATTATAATTAGACCTTCTAATGAAAGACATTTTACTGATTTTTTGAAAATGATAAGTCATTTATTAAGGTTTATAAGCTTAGGATTAAATTATCCAGTTTATTTGCAAGAAATAAAAGGTATTAGCGAAGTTAAAAGGGAAAAGGTTGGAAAGAAAACATATAGAATTGATCCAATTCAAATTTTTCATAATGTTGCAAAATTTCATCAGGAATTTATAAGTCTTAATGAGGTTGATTTTTTATTTACCTGTAAAGATATAAAAGATAGTTTGGAAAAAATTCTTCAAAATTGGTTTAAGAATTCGAAACTATTTGAAAGGGTATACAATGCTTATTTTGAAATGTTTTACAATAAACAAGTATCTTTAGAACATAAATTTTTAGGTTTAATCAAAGCTTTGGAAATATATCATGATTATAAGAGAAAAGTTAATGATTCAAATAGTTTTAATGTATTGTCGGAAGATAAATGGAATAAGGTTAAAAACGAAATAGTGAAGTTAATTAATAACATGCTATCTAAAAATGAGGCAAATATTTTAATAACAAATTTAGATTGTCTTAATAGATTTGCTTTACAAGAAAAATTAAAATATCTCTTAAATAATTGCTTAGGAAAACATTCAAAAGAACTTAATGAGGTTATCGATGAATTTATTACAGATGAAAACGAATTTATTAAGAAAGTCGTAATGATAGGAAACATGCTAAGTGATTCTGCAAATGAGAATATCTTATATGATAAACCTATAAAAAAGAACGAACTTGCAAATGTAGTTTTAAACTTAAAAAGATTATTAGAAATTTGTATACTAAGAGATTTGGGTTTCTCATTTGATATGATCAAAAATATTTATTCTAAAAGATCTGTTAAGAATTTAAAACGTCAATTAAAAGAAATGGAAGCCGAGTTAATGAATGATCCAAACATGTTTCGTAAAAGTTAATGTTAATTAATTTAAAAGTAATAACTTAAAAAACATCTTACCGAAATTCTCTTGGTAATAAAAATAAAAGTTGAAATTACAAAAGGATAGATCAACTCATTCATATTTTGATGAGTTTATACAAATAAAGCAAGTAAGAGAATTTCTAAACTTAATTTTTGAATATAACTATGCCATAGTTGGTGGATTGGCAGTGTCTTTTTGGATCCCCGAGAGAAAACCAACTCCAGGAGAGCTTGATGTTTTGCTTGATGAAGACCATATAAACGATTTTATTTTTGTTCTCGAAAGTCAAAATTATACAATAGAAGGATGGAAAGAAATTGATTTAACCAATGTGGCCGTAAGAAAAGAGAATTTTCAATTTGATATTCTACTTGCCCAAGATAATTGGTTAAAAGAAATGCTGTATTTCAGTATAAAAATAAAAGCCAAAAAGGTTAAAGTTCTTCATCCAAAATGGTTAATTAAAATGAAACTTTTAGCCATGAGAGAAAAAGATTTAAAGGATATCGAGATGTTAGAGTATTTCTTAAAAAAGAGAGAGCTATAAAAAAACGAGTAATATGTATGACATGCTGAAAGAATGTAGCTATATACGCTCTTTTTAGATGATAGCATGTGGGTCATAACGGAATACCTCTTTGAATAGCCTCGTTAATTTTTTTTCATCATCTCTCCAATTCGACAACCAATGAATGGTGCATAAATTTCCTTTCCCCTAAACACCTCTTTTACTATATCTACATAACATTTCCCGCCCAAAACTACAATTCTATCAAACTTATCTAATCTTTTTTCTACTACTTGCTTAGAAAGTTCCTCTATAGATATATTTTGTGATCTATTTTTACAAAAGGTCGCATTATAATTACCTGGAACAATCTCATCAGGAAACAAAAATCCATGTTTTGCAGATAAAATGCACCAAGATGTTGAATAAAATTTTTCTGCATATTCTCTACACTTTTTAGCAAACGGTCCTATATACACATCTCTCGCCTTAGTAGAATCTGCATCTGGTTTTGGTAATTGTTCATTTTATTCCACCAAGCACATTATATAACATTCATCTAAGTTAGCCCTAAAATTATATCTGAATTTTTAAGAACTAAAAAAATTTTTTATAAAAAATTAAGATTTAAGGGGGTTTAAAGAAAGTAAAAAATTTAAGTATAGTGATAAGAATTATCTATGATTTAATTGATGAAAGATCGGTAGTACCTCATTAATTGTGTTAAGACTTGAAAAATGAGAAAGGGAATGGTAGCTTCCCAAAAGACAGAGAATCTAAAACTACTGGAAAGGAATTACTATAAAAAAATAAGAAGTTAAACTCAAGAAGGTTAAACGAATTCAATGAGATTGAATTGGGAACTATCATACTTTATAGAGAAGTTTTTACACAAAAAAAACATCTGTTTTTAAAAACCTTATCTAAATACTTGAATACTTGAAAAATCTTTATAAAGAATTAAAATACTAAAAGTGAAGTAATACTTTAATAGAGGTAAAGAATGATTAAAAATCTTACAAGTTCCTCGATTCTTACTAAAAAGTTTCAAATTACTTTACCTAAAAAAATAAGACAAATTCTTGGTGTAAAATCTGGGGAAAGGATAGGCTTTATAGTTGAAGGCAATGAAGTAAAAATTGTTCCTTTAAAATCAAAACTTGAAGAAAATTTTGGAAAGGTGAAAGCGCTTAAAAAGCCAGAAAATTTCAAAGAAATAAGAGATTTTGTGGAAAACGAAATGGCAAAAAATGTGATAGAGAAACTTAAATGAGAAAATTTTTAGACACTAACATATTTCTCCGTTATCTTACAAAAGACGATGAAGAAAAAGCTTATAAGGTTTTAGACTTATTAAAGAAAATAGAAAGAGGGGAAGAAAAAGCAATCACAAGCCCATTAGTGATATTTGAATTAATCTTTACTCTTCAAAAGTATTATAAACTTTTAAGAGAGGAAATAAGAGATTTAGTTTTGCCTCTAATTAATTTGAGAGGGTTGAAAATACCTTATAAAGCTGTTTTTGAAAAAGCTTTAGAAACATTTCCTAATACAAATGTTTCTTTTGCAGATCTTTTTAATTATTTTTTTATGTTAGAACATGAAGTAAAAGAAATTTATTCATATGATGAAGATTTTAACAAGCTTCCAGAAATAAAAAGATTAGTTCCTTAATAAATTGCTACTGAAAATTGATATCTTAATTAAATCTTCACTCCAAACCAAGCCCAAACTAGTCTCAACCATTATTTAGGCTTTTTCAACCCTTTCAAACAGTAATGTCCCATTAATTATGTAAAGATTTGAGTTTCAAAAGGATCCGCTATAAGGCTTGTAGAATTTGGGGCTTTTAAGGTAGTAAGGAGGGCAGAAAGGGCAGGAAGAAATCCAAGGACAGGAGGACCATTAAAAATACCTGAAAAGAGGGTAGTAAAGTTTAGGGCTGGGAAAAAGCTAAGCGAGATAGTATCAAAGAGTTAATCAGCTTGAAAGGAACGAGATTGAATTGGGGACCTACCATGCCCTTTCCAGAGAAATTTTTACATAATAAAAGAGACACTATGATAACAGGTAGTGTCTTATTAATTGTGTAAAGACTTAAAAAGTTAAAAAAAGCATAATTAAACTCAAGGAAGTTTAAGATGATTTAATGAAATTGAATTGGAGAACCATCATCTTCTTTCCGGAGAAGGTTTACACAATAAAAGGGACACTATAAATTAGGATGTTCAAGATTAACACTTTCTCCCCTCTTGTTAAAATTTAAATTTTAGTTATCAATTAATCTAATGGATAAAACTTTAAAAATGGGAAGGAAGGTTACACCATATAAGCTATTTTTTAAGCTTAATTCTGGAGATTATAAACACCTTGCCATAGTCCCTAATCGGATTTTAAGAAAATTCGACGAGATTGCAGGAGGTTGTTTAGGTAGTCACATCTCGCGAAAAATTAGGCCTTGCATTTTCTGGAAATCCAAAGAAAATAGCAAGGAATGTTATAAAATTGTCTTCTTAACCACTTCGCGATTTACTCCTATAGCTGTTGATTTAAATAATTGTGTTAGCTTAGAGAAAAATTGTCCATATTTTAAATTTTCTCCCAAATCTTATGTAATTTTTTCTTCACCTGAGAATCCTGTTTGTTTAATCCTTAAATCTCCAGAAGAGCAACTTGAAGGTGTTATACATTGTGGTGTATGCCGAGATTTAGAATTTTTAGATAAACTTTAGTTTTTTAAGAAATGTACGATTACAAACCTAATATTGAAAGGATAATAAGAAATGAAATTACTTCTGAAGAATATCAAAAATTTTTAAATATTCTTAAACGGATATTCAGGCAAGCTTTTAAAGTTTATTTTACTTTGGACATCGAAAAACTTTTTCATAAGTTCTACGGACCGGACTATCTTGAAGTCTTAACTTCAGAACTGATTTTTAGAATTGTCTCTAAGAAGGATAGTTTTCTTAAGTTGCCTTATATAAATGAAAGATATCTTCTATCTACTGCAATAAACATAATTTATTTTCATCTTTCTTCAGGATTCAAAGTTGTGGAAAGAGAAGTAAATTTTGACGATTTAAACTTAGCTCAAGAAGAGAATAAAGAGCAAAAATTCAGTGTTGAAAGTTTGCTTCCCCCAGTATTTGTGAATTTTCTTGAAGATAGTGCCTTGAGTCATCTTGTTATGAGCTTAAAGAAAAGATTAACCAAAAAAGAATTAGAAACGCTTTGTTGGTACATATACAAAGCCTACAAACAAAATCCAAAAGATGTTAAAGCAAGTGCAGACGCTATATACAAAAGGTGGGAAAGGCTTAAACCAAAGCTTAAGAAAATATTAGGAGAGGAAGTTTTTGAAGGTACCTCTGCTGATAAATTATTTTATGTTATTATGTCAGAAATCTGCAAAAAGCTTGATTTGTTTAAAAGTAGGAAATAAATTTTATTGGCGAAAGGGACTTTTAATTAGACACCAGACTAAATAATGAAGAAACCAGATAGAATTAAAAAGCAATGGGAATTATATCAATTTTTGAGAGGAAAAGAACTTGTAATATTCCCGGTCTCTCAAAAAATCCCTCCTAAGGTGAATGAGTTGCGTGAGCTTTGCACTTTTCCTTCCATTTATTTTGTTCTGGCTGAAGAGATTTCTTTTTACCAAGAAAGACTTTTCAAGGCTATTGTCTTGACAGAAGAGATCATTCTTGGTTGGCTAAATCCTAAAACCCCTATCCTAAAACTTCATAATTTCAAAACATTATTAGTTGCGCTGCCTTTTTGGGTATATTTGGACGAAAAATTTTTACTTACCTATACTTTTAAACGAGGGATCCTAAACGAAGAAGACATCCACCGTCTTGAAGACTACGCCGAGTGCGCCAAGATCCCTCAGGACATTCGCGGCGAATACATCCGCTTTCTGATGAAGCTTCTTGCCCCTTACAATACAGAATCTATCTTGACTTATCTTGAAAAGCTTGAAGAGTATCAATTTGCTCCTTCAGTTTTTACCATCCCAGATGACCTAAAAACCTATTATGAAAATTCTCATTTCGCCTATGCTAAGGCAGCTTCTTCAAAAAATGTGCATAAAGGCAAAAACTTCTTCGCCATAGTTGAAAAAATCCCTGAGGTTGGACCAAAGCTCACCCTCTATCTTCCACAAGATTACTTAGGACAGAAAGTAACCATAAAAGTTGAAAACAATATTCTATTTGAGGGTACATTAGAAACAATCAAGCTTGAATTTACAAACCTTCCTGAACTTGCAGATTATACCTCTTGGTTGGAGGCAATAAATGTCGAGATTTCCGTTTGAAGAATTTGACGAGAATCATCTACTTAATTTCCTTGAGCAAGGTTTACTTGATGAACATATTGAAGAGCTCTTAATGAGGTGGAGTTTATTTTCTCCAAAAATTCAGTTTAGTCTTATTAATTATATTCGCGAAAGGTTGAAAGATAGTTTTAGCCCCAAGCTTTTAGTAAAGCATTTAAAGATTAAGCCTATTGAAGATGCCGAGCAGATTGTTAAAGGGAAAGGTAAACATTTTGAAATAATCGTTGTAGATAAAGACCAATCGGATTTTGCTAAAGGATTAGTAATACCTGATACTTCTAAAATCATAACCAATTTACCTGAGCTTAAAAATTCTTTAACTATTATTAAGAAGTTTTTAAACAAAAACTTTGCTGTATTCTTTGATTCCTACATCTCTGGAAAAAGTTTTATGCTTCCTCTTGCCTGTGCGTTAAGCATCGAAAGAATACCTGAAGATTTAAGATTTACAGGAGCCCTAAATATTAAAGGAGATGTTTTAGAGGTTGAACATCTAAAAGAAAAAATAGAGTTTGCTAAATCTCACGGTTTAAGGCTTATAACTCCTCTTCAGGTAAAGCGTTTTAATACTATTAAAGCTTATTTAGAAAAAGATAAATGGGACATACCCTTTTACATCACGACCGCAGGATATGAGGAATTTTTAAACTTTCTAAAAGACTTCATTGGAGAAAAAACTTTTGAAGAATTCGAGATCATTAAAGGGCTTGAGTTATTCTATGGCTTGCAAGAAGACACTTTTTATCAGGTAACTGGACAATTAAAGACTGAGGAAGATTGGAAGAAAGTTTGTCAAGACTTTTATACTCGTTATTATAAAATTGTTACTACTCTCCCTGGGAATAAGATTTTTCACATAGGCATAAGAGGTGCTGTGGCTTTAAGCTTTGCTCTTGGAGTGCTTTATTCTCACTTCTATCCTTTCGTCTTTTACCACTATCAAGCTAAGGAGTGGGAGACAAAATACCATACCATTCCCATAGATGAACCGAGATACCTGAAAGAAAGAAAATCTCAGTATAATTATATTAATACGCTCTTTGAACATAATGGAGAAGACTTAGCGATGGTGCTTAACTTTGGACATCACGAAGCGGTTGCAGATGTAAAATCCTATGCCTTTTCCCATCTCAATAATCCTTCTTTTTTAGTTTTAGAGGCTAAAGAAAAAGGGAATGTCCCCATTGAGAGCTTTTCTGAGGTTGCCAAAGAATGTGCTAGTGCTATCCAAGATATTCGTTCTCAATTTTCAATGAAGACCTATCACTTCTTCTTTTCTTGCCCGGTTCCTATTGCCTTCATGGTAGGCTTAGCCTTTGGTCATTATGTTGACGGCTGGATCTACAATTTCCAAAAAGAAGGCTCTTCCTATCAACCAGTCTTAGAATTCAAATTTTTAAGAAAAATTAGGGAAGAAGCTGTCAGGAATTAGAAAAAAGTAATGTTTAAAAATAATAAATTAAAGTAGTAAAGAGAGGGATGTATGGAAGAAAATAAAAAGGAAGTTAGAAATTTACTTGCTATTGGTGCTCTTTTTCATGATATTGGTAAAGTAATAATAAGAGCACTTTGGGGTGAAACTGAACAGTATTTTAAACAAATTGAAAAAGAAAAACATTATAAAGAACAATTTAAATATGCTCATGCCTATTCAACTTATGAATTTTTAAAAAATATTGTTGATAATCCAGTTATTCTTGCATCAAGCTATCATCATAATCCAGATGGTGCTGAAAAAGAGTTTAAACTTTATGCCAAAATTTATCAACTCGCTGATTATTATTCAAGTTCAGAAAGAAGTGAAAAAGAAAAAATAGAAAAAGAAAATTTATTAAGAGTGATTTTTCAAAATATTAAAGTTCCAAAAATTGAATCGAAAAGTCAAGAAAATTTTTCAGAACAAGAGTACTTTTACAATCTTCAACCTTTACAAATAAATAATGAAGTAATTTTCCCAATAAAAAAAGAAGATCTTATAAGTTTTGATGAAATTACTGCATATAAAAATTTATGGCAGGGATTTCAAAATGAATTTAATATCTTAAAAAATGCTTATATAAAAGAGAAAAAATTAAATTCTTCAGAAAAATTTCTTACAGCTTTATATTATTTAATTTACAAATATTTTTGGTGCGTTCCTGCTTCAACTTATGATCCAGAAAGAAAAGAAAGGCACTACCCAGATATTTCTCTTTTTGATCACTTAAGAGTTTGTTCAGCCTTTTCTACTTCTCTTTATACAGACTATAACTTAAATATTATTAAAAATGGAGATAAACCAGAAACAGAAATAAAATTAATATTTTTGAAAGGGGATATAAGTGGAATTCAAAAATTTCTTTATGGAATAACAAATATTAAAGGTGTTGCAAAGAGATTAAGAGGAAGAAGTTCTTTTTTAGCTCTTCTTCCTGATTTAGTAGCCAAAGCACTCCTTGACAAATTTGGTTACCCCTTTGTTAACATTCTTTATTCAGGAGGTGGTCATTTTGAAATTGTTTTAGGTTATGAGGAAGGGATAGAAAAAGAATTAGATAAATTTTCAAAAGAAGTAGAAGAGATTTTATTTAAAAATTTTTATGGAGCTCTGGGATTAGCTTTAGGTTATACCGAGATTACTTTATCTGAGTTAAGGAATAAAGAAATTTATAGAAATAAAATAATGAAAAACATTTATAGAGTTCTTGAGAAAAACAAAAAACAGAAATTTAAAGGCGTATTAATTAATTATTCTATAGATCAACTTTTAGATATAATAAATCAAGAATTTAAGGATATAGAAAAAAATTATACAGTTTGCTCATCCTGTCAGGTAGTTATAACAGAAGAAAAGGGAGAGGAAGAAAAAAATATATGTAAGTGGTGTGAAACTTTTAAAGAAGTAGGAGAAATTATTCCCAAAGCAAAATATTTAATTTTTTCTAAAGAAAAATTAAATAATCTACCAGGATTTCACATTGATAGAATAGGCGGAGTTTACTTTTTAGAAAATTTATCAAAAGTTTCTATTCAGATTAAAGAAAATAATGAGATATACCTTCTTAATGATACTAATTTTCTAAAGAAAGATAGATGTGATGGATTCAAATTAATAGCCCAAATAGTTCCTCAAACAAATTCCGAAGTTATGACTTTTGAAGAATTAGTTGAGTTTGCAAAGGGAGACAAGAAACTTGCTTTTGCAAGGGGTGATGTAGATAATCTTGGGCTTATTTTTATGCAAGGGTTAGGAGAAGATTATAGCATTTCAAGGATAGCAGCCTTAAGTAGAAGTTTGGATTTGTATTTTTCTGGCTATTTTAATTATCTTTTTAATTTAGAAGAATTTAAAAATAAAATTTATGTTTTATATGCAGGTGGTGATGACTTTTTCATAATTGGTCCTTGGGATATAGTTTTTGAAGCCTTAGAAAGAATAAGAGAGGATTTTAAAAAATATACATGCAAAAACAAGGATATAGATCTTTCAAGCGGAGTTTTTGTAGGGCGTGATTCTTATCCTGTAAGATTTGCTGGTGAGTTAGCAGGAAGTGAAGAAGATAAAGCAAAGGAAATCAAGTCAACAATTAGAGTTTTAAGTGAAAGTTTAAAGTGGGAAGAATATGAAAAAGCAATTGAAGAAGCAGAAGGCATAGTTAATCTTGTAAATAATAAAAAAATAGGGCGGTCTTTATTTTATAAATTTTATCAATTATTAAAGTCTTTTAGGGATAATAAAAATAATATTTCTCCTAAATTTTATCCTCAATTTTATTACTATTTATATAGAAATGTTAAAGATAAAGATGATAGAGAGCAAGTAATAAATTTCTTTCTTGATTCAAAAAATGATTATCAAGTAAAGAAAGATGCTTTATTTAAAGCTAAATATGTAATAATGAAAACAAGAGAATAAAGTGAAGGGGGTATAAAATATGTCTAATGGGCAAAATAGAGATCAAATTACTAAAAAATTAACAGACGAAATTAAGAAAAAGAGTGGACTTTGTTATTTTAGTCTATATGAATTACTAAAACCGAATGGTTATGCACAACAGGTAGTTAAGGAAAATGAACTTACCAGGGTTCAGTTAAGAAAAGTATTTTCTGAATTTAAATACGTATATGATGAATACAAAAAAAATAAAAATAAAGAGAAAGCCAAAATTCATTTATACAAACTTTATCCTCTTCTTCAATATCAAGTAAATAGAAGATTAATTAAGGAAAATTTCAAAAATTTAATATGGGCTATTTTAGACACTTTAGTAGGCAATGACGAAAAATTTGATGAGAATTTAGAATTTTCATATGAATTTTTAAAAGCTTTAGTAGCGTATATTCCGAGAGAGTAGCATGTATTCCGAAAGAACATTAAAAAGAGGAGGTGAAAATATGTTTAATTATAAAGGTTCATTTATTATAGAATATACTTTAAAAGCTTTAACCGGTCTTAGAATAGGAGGTTCAAAGGAACAGTTCGAAATAGGAGGACTTGATAATCCAGTTATTAAAGTTGAAGTTGAGATCCCAGATTATGATGGAAATGGTAATACATTGCCTCAAGGAGCTCCTTATATCCCTGGCTCAAGCTTAAAAGGAAAGATGAGAAGTTTACTTGAATGGTTAAATGGGAATGTAGAGAAAATGATAAAGAAAGTAAAGGATGATAAAAATATAAAAGATGAAAAAAAAGTTGATAAAGCAGGAGGAGCTTGTACTTGTGGAGAATGTGAGATTTGTAAGATATTTGGAACTGGAGATGCAGAAAGAGTGAAAGAATTAGCAGAAAAAGGAATAGATTTTATTCCTGGTCCGCCCCGTCTTAGAGTTTTTGATGCTTATCCAACTTATGAGACCTTAAAACGTTTAAAAGATGCTCTTGGTGAAAATATTTTTACAGAAATTAAAACTGAAAATCAGATCAATCGTTTAACTTCTAAATCAAATCCAAGAAAGGTAGAAAGGGTTCCAGCTGGGGCTGAATTTAAAGGAACTATGGTTTTTGATGTGTATAAAGATGAAGATAAAGACCTTTTGAAAGTTGTTTTTCAAGGAATGAAATGTCTTGAAGATCACTATCTTGGTGGATATGGATCAAGAGGTTCAGGAAAAGTAAAATTTAAAGATATTACCCTTATATGGAGACCAAAAGAATATTATCTTGGTGAAGAAGAAAAAGAAAGAAAACTTTTTGAAAATAATCAGCTCAACGAAATTTTAAAAAATTTATCAGAAAAACTAAATACACTTTAAAATTGGAGGTATTAAAGTTGAAACTTTATGAATTTACTTTTAAAGGATTATCATATTTTACTTCTGAAATAAAAAGTTATACAATTTTTGGTGCTTTATGTTGGGGATATAGAAATTTTTTTGGCGAAAAAAAGCTTTTAGACCTTCTTGAATGTTTTAATTCAAATCCTCCCTTTTTAATCTCTTCTTGCATTTTTAAAAAGGGAAATATCAGATATTTTCCTTGTCCTCAAATAGAGGAGGCTTTTCCTGAACCAAAAGATATAGAAGAATATAAAAAACAAAAAGAAATTAAGAAAAAACTAAATTATATTCCTGAAGATATCTTTATAGAATTTTTAGAGGGGAAAATTAAAACAAAATGGAAATTAGGTCAAAAAATTGAAGAATGTAAAGGTTTTGAGACTATATCAATTCATAGGACAATAAAACTTCATAATTCAATAAATCGTTTAACTTGGACAACAGTAGGTGGTCAGTTATATAATGTTTTTTCATACTTTTACCCAGAGTTTTCATTTTTTATTTGTTTATTTGATGAAAATTTATTAGATGAAATTAAAGCTGTGTTTAAATATATATCCTTTGGAGGTAATAAATCTACTGGTTATGGAAGAGTTAAATTGATAAAGGTTGATAGAGTAGAAAAATTTGAAAAATATTTAAATCAGTTTACTCAAAAGTTTTATACACTTTCTTCAACCCTTCCAGATTCTTCTTTTGATTATGATAATAGTTATTATCAAATAGAAATCTTTTGTGGAAAGGTTGAAAATTTTTATGATAGATTAGTTGCTCCGATATTAAAAAGAAAGGTATTATATCTCCAACCTGGTTCCATTTTAACTATAAAAGATGGTAATAAAAAAAATTTTTATGGTAATTTAATAAATGTTCTTTCTTCAAGATCTCTTATTGATCCTTCAAAGGAAGTGAAAATTTATCAGTATGGTTATGCCTTTCCATTTTATATAAAAGAATAATGGAGGATAAGATGGAACTTATAACTC
The window above is part of the Thermodesulfobacterium geofontis OPF15 genome. Proteins encoded here:
- the cas10 gene encoding type III-A CRISPR-associated protein Cas10/Csm1 is translated as MEENKKEVRNLLAIGALFHDIGKVIIRALWGETEQYFKQIEKEKHYKEQFKYAHAYSTYEFLKNIVDNPVILASSYHHNPDGAEKEFKLYAKIYQLADYYSSSERSEKEKIEKENLLRVIFQNIKVPKIESKSQENFSEQEYFYNLQPLQINNEVIFPIKKEDLISFDEITAYKNLWQGFQNEFNILKNAYIKEKKLNSSEKFLTALYYLIYKYFWCVPASTYDPERKERHYPDISLFDHLRVCSAFSTSLYTDYNLNIIKNGDKPETEIKLIFLKGDISGIQKFLYGITNIKGVAKRLRGRSSFLALLPDLVAKALLDKFGYPFVNILYSGGGHFEIVLGYEEGIEKELDKFSKEVEEILFKNFYGALGLALGYTEITLSELRNKEIYRNKIMKNIYRVLEKNKKQKFKGVLINYSIDQLLDIINQEFKDIEKNYTVCSSCQVVITEEKGEEEKNICKWCETFKEVGEIIPKAKYLIFSKEKLNNLPGFHIDRIGGVYFLENLSKVSIQIKENNEIYLLNDTNFLKKDRCDGFKLIAQIVPQTNSEVMTFEELVEFAKGDKKLAFARGDVDNLGLIFMQGLGEDYSISRIAALSRSLDLYFSGYFNYLFNLEEFKNKIYVLYAGGDDFFIIGPWDIVFEALERIREDFKKYTCKNKDIDLSSGVFVGRDSYPVRFAGELAGSEEDKAKEIKSTIRVLSESLKWEEYEKAIEEAEGIVNLVNNKKIGRSLFYKFYQLLKSFRDNKNNISPKFYPQFYYYLYRNVKDKDDREQVINFFLDSKNDYQVKKDALFKAKYVIMKTRE
- the csm2 gene encoding type III-A CRISPR-associated protein Csm2; the protein is MSNGQNRDQITKKLTDEIKKKSGLCYFSLYELLKPNGYAQQVVKENELTRVQLRKVFSEFKYVYDEYKKNKNKEKAKIHLYKLYPLLQYQVNRRLIKENFKNLIWAILDTLVGNDEKFDENLEFSYEFLKALVAYIPRE
- the csm3 gene encoding type III-A CRISPR-associated RAMP protein Csm3, encoding MFNYKGSFIIEYTLKALTGLRIGGSKEQFEIGGLDNPVIKVEVEIPDYDGNGNTLPQGAPYIPGSSLKGKMRSLLEWLNGNVEKMIKKVKDDKNIKDEKKVDKAGGACTCGECEICKIFGTGDAERVKELAEKGIDFIPGPPRLRVFDAYPTYETLKRLKDALGENIFTEIKTENQINRLTSKSNPRKVERVPAGAEFKGTMVFDVYKDEDKDLLKVVFQGMKCLEDHYLGGYGSRGSGKVKFKDITLIWRPKEYYLGEEEKERKLFENNQLNEILKNLSEKLNTL
- the csm4 gene encoding type III-A CRISPR-associated RAMP protein Csm4 produces the protein MKLYEFTFKGLSYFTSEIKSYTIFGALCWGYRNFFGEKKLLDLLECFNSNPPFLISSCIFKKGNIRYFPCPQIEEAFPEPKDIEEYKKQKEIKKKLNYIPEDIFIEFLEGKIKTKWKLGQKIEECKGFETISIHRTIKLHNSINRLTWTTVGGQLYNVFSYFYPEFSFFICLFDENLLDEIKAVFKYISFGGNKSTGYGRVKLIKVDRVEKFEKYLNQFTQKFYTLSSTLPDSSFDYDNSYYQIEIFCGKVENFYDRLVAPILKRKVLYLQPGSILTIKDGNKKNFYGNLINVLSSRSLIDPSKEVKIYQYGYAFPFYIKE